The region GCGGTATTGACTGCGATTATGCAGCAGCGGACAACGCTGCATGCACAGCAGATTAGCGAATCTGTAACGGATGCGGGCATGCAGTATTTTCAAAGTGTATTCAGCTCCAGTGCAGGTACTGTAATTGGAGGGATTATCCAGAGAGAGGCTCTGTCATGGGCGATTGCGGATACATTTTTAATTTCAGCGGTTCCTTTATTTATCACGATTCCGCTTGTTCTTCTATTTAAGCAGAAAAAGGAAGCGCCTCAGCTGCAGGCAGAAGCAAAATAAAGGCAGAGAGAAAGGGAAAAAGCATGAAAAAAGAAAAACGTACAAAGGCTGTTGCGTGTCTATTGCTAGGAGCACTTACGCTCGCAGGGTGCAGTACAAGTGCGAAGGAGGCTGCAAGCCCTGAGGTTCCGATTCCGGTTCGAGTAGCACAGGCACATGAAGGAGCGCTTGGCGGAAAGATCTATACGGGAACGGTACTTCCGGATCAGAAGGTTAATATTGTACCGAAAATCCCAGGCAAAGTGGCAGAGATGCCAGTCGAGGTCGGTACACGGGTCAAAAAGGGAGACGTATTATTCCGTCTAGAAGATAAAGATTTACGCAACGCAGTAGTAAAAGCAGAAGCAGCCGTGTCAGCGGCGCAAGCAGGTGTGCATACAGCAGAGACGGCCCGCGAATCCGGTGTCATTCAGGCTACAGGAGGAGCTGTGCAATCGAAGAGCGGCATGCTCCAGGCCAAAAGCAGCATGCTGCAGGCACAAGGCGCTATCACTCAAGCGAAAAGTGCGTTAGAGCAGGCAGCGAATGGTGTAGAGGATGCGGAAAACTCATTTGGCAAAGCCAAGCAAGCGCTCGAAGATGCTAAGGTAAACCGTGATCGTATGAAGCAGTTGTTTACACAAGGAGCTGCTTCAAAAGCGCAACTAGAGCAGGTTGAGACAGGCTTGGTCAATGCGCAGGCAGCTTACCGCAGCGCGGAGATCGATCGTGCGAACGCAAAGGATAAGCTTACCGCAGCGCAAAAATCATTAGATACGGCACAAAAAAGCTATAGTAATGCAGCAAACAGTTATGAGAATGCGAGTGGTGGCTATGCGAACGCACAAAAGCAAGTAGGGGTCTCGCAGAGCACATCTGTCATTGAGGCAAGCCGCCAATCTTTGAAGCAGGCGGAAGTGGGAGCAAACATTGCGCGTGATGCACTAGGAGATGCAACCGTTGTATCGCCAATTGACGGCATTATCGGTGCTAAAAATGCGGAAGTCGGGGAAATGGTATCGGCTCAGATGCCTGTATTGGTTGTTGCCAATCTTGATAGTGTAACGGTCTTGACGTATTTGCCTGCTGATCAGATTAACAATATAGAGCAGGGAAGTCAGGTACAAGTAAAAGCAACAGCATTTGATCATGTGGTAACTGGAACGGTGAAGAACATAAGCCCGCTTGATGAGAAGGGAAAAGGCTATCCGGTACAAGTAAGCGTACCAAATCCAGAATTGAAGCTGAAATCCGGTATGTTGGCGGAAGTTCGCATCTTAGCGCCCGATTCCCGTCGAGGCATCGTCATTCCGGCTTCTGCTGTTGTAAAAGACAATGGGAAAACCTTCGTATATACGCTTGAAGGTGACAAGGCTAAGCGGGTAGAAGTAAAGGAAGTCGCAGAGAAAGGATCGGAAGCGCTGATTGCGTCCGGACTTGCAAAGAATGCACGCGTCATCTCAAACAATGTGGCATTATTATCTAATAACGCCACAGTAGAAGTAAAACAATAGGTAAAGATGACAAGAAACCATTGACTATTTTCTGACTACTTTATATATTGGTTATAGAAGTGTAGTAGAAGTTAGCAAGAGATCGTGAGTGGTATTACGTGTCATTACGTATCGAACACCGTATCGGCAGGCTGGCTATGCAGCTGGCACTGCTTGAAGAAGACGACGCGGGCGCCTTTCCATTAGTGCAGGTGGAGACATCAGGGTATCAGTTCTGCAAGGGAAGGGTAGGCTCGATGGATGCACATAAAGTTGTGGCTGCCATCGAAACCGCTGCAAAGAAAGAACAAATCATCGACGGATCGTTCTATCGGGAGACACATGCGCTCTACCATGCCATTATTGAGGCGATGCAGGGAGTTACGCGCGGACAGGTGCAGCTTGGCACTGTTCTCCGTACCGTTGGCCTGAACTTTGCTATTGTACGCGGAAGGCCGTACGATAACGAACGTGAAGGCGAGTGGATTGCTGTAGCACTGTATGGTACGATTGGCGCGCCGGTACGAGGTCTAGAACACGAGACGTTGGGACTTGGCATTAACCATATTTAAATAACGCAAGTATAAGCCCATAGTGAACAGAAGACAGGGGGCTGCATACTGCTTAAAGTAAGCGGGCGTAAGGACCGTTTTATTTAAGCATGTGCAGCTCCCTTTTTGTTTGCCTGAAAGAGGAGAGTGGATAATATGATCAAATTAAATGGCTATTCATTAACGCTGTCGCAGGTGCAAAGCGTAGTATACGAATATGAACCGGTGGAAGCTTCCACAGAGAGCATGCAGCGAGTAGAAGCGAGTCGGCGGGCGGTAGAAAAAATCGTAGCTGAGAACAAAGTCGCCTACGGTATTAACACCGGCTTCGGCAAGCTGAGTGATGTTCTTATTGATCAAAAAGATGTGGAGAAGCTTCAACTTAATTTGATTCGCAGTCATGCATGCGGGGTCGGTGAACCGTTTGCAGAGCCGGTATCGCGTGCTATGCTCCTGCTACGTGCTAATGCGCTGCTCAAAGGCTATTCTGGCGTGCGCCGCGAAGTTATAGAGAGTCTCTTGGCTCTTGTAAACCGACGCATTCATCCGGTTATTCCCCAGCAGGGATCACTTGGTGCCAGTGGAGATTTGGCTCCGCTTTCCCACCTTGCGCTTGCATTGGTCGGGGAAGGTGAAGTGTTCTATAAGGGACAGATTGTTCCCGCCCTGCATGCGCTGCGGGCAGAAGGCATTCGGCCGCTAACGCTGACAGCCAAGGAAGGTCTTGCGCTGATTAACGGCACACAGGCGATGACGGCCATGGGAGTTGTCACATATTTAGAAGCAGAGCAGCTCGCCTATCAGGCAGAATTGATTGCAGCGGTAACAATGGAAGGTCTGCGCGGCATTACGGATGCCTTCGCTGAAGAAATCCACATTGCGCGCGGTTACCCAGAACAGGTGGCAGTGGCGGAGCGCATGCGGGTGTATTTATCGGATAGTGAACTTACGACAAGACAGGGTCAACTGCGTGTACAGGATGCCTACTCGCTGCGCTGCATCCCGCAGGTGCATGGTGCTTCCTTTCAGGCGCTTGGCTATGTAAAAGAAAAGCTGGAGATTGAGATGAATGCAGCAACAGATAACCCGCTGATTTTTGATGATGGAGAGAAGGTCATCTCTGGTGGAAACTTCCACGGTCAGCCAATTGCGCTTGCCATGGACTTTCTAAAAATTGCTGTTGCAGAACTCGCAAATATCTCAGAGCGGAGAATTGAGCGTATGGTAAATCCGCAGTTGAGCGGGTTGCCTGCTTTCTTGAGTCCACAGCCTGGGCTGCAGTCTGGCGCAATGATTCTGCAATACTGTGCCGCTTCCCTTGTTTCCGAGAACAAAACGCTCGCCCATCCAGCCAGCGTAGATTCCATTCCCTCCTCAGCCAATCAGGAAGACCATGTAAGCATGGGTACGATTGCAGCACGACATGCTTATCAGATCGTACAGAATGTGAGAAATGTGCTCTCTATTGAATTAATCTGCGCGCTGCAATCAGCAGACTATCAAGGAGTTGATAAGATGGGTTCTAAAACAAAGCAATTTCATGCAATGGCACGCAAGGTGACAGCGCCGCTGACGGAAGATAGGGTATTTGCAAAAGATATTGCCGCAGTAACAGAGTTTTTGAAGCATACACCTGTGCCAGCAGTAACCGGAAAGCCGTTGTTTAAGGAAGTTGGATAAGCGAAATAGAAAAAAGGTATATGGATTCATATTAAAAAGGCCGGGACCTCGTGTTCCGGCCTTTTTATGGTAATAAATACATGTTTGAATGTCGAGACAATGTGGAATAGGTGTTATAGGGTACATATGATAGTTCTCTTCTCTCACAAGGATTGGAAGGCTTCCTCCCCTCATTCCGCCTTCTAGCCTGCTCCCGAAATTTATCATTTTTTTATTATGGTATAGTAGTTATGTAAAGTTTTGCCGATCGGATTGCTTCATACTATGCAAATGGGTAAGTTCAGGGTGCTTGAAACCGGATGGAATGGAAATATTATAAGTATGTTCTAGCAGTGACTGCACTTAATTTAGGAGAAGGTGATTATAGTACATGATAAAACTAGAAAATGTGCAAAAAAAATACTCGGATGGCTATGTAGCTCTTAAAGAAGTGAATTTGGAATGTAAGAGCGGGGAGATTACGGTCTTTATCGGGCCGAGCGGCTGTGGAAAAACAACCACAATGAAACTGATTAACCGCCTGATTAATCCTACCAGCGGAAAAGTATATGTGAATGGTCAAGATGTTTCTGGTTTCGATCCTGTTGAACTGCGAAGAGGGATTGGGTACGTAATTCAAAACGTCGGTCTCTTTCCTCATATGACGATTGCAGAAAACGTGGCTGTGGTTCCCAAATTGCTTAAATGGGACAAAGAACGAATCGATAAACGGGTCGATGAATTATTACATATGGTTGGATTAGATCCTGAAGTATACCGAGGCAGATATCCATCGGAGCTCAGTGGGGGGCAACAGCAGAGAATTGGGGTCATTAGAGCTTTAGCGGCAGAACCTTCTGTCATTCTTATGGACGAACCGTTCAGTGCGCTTGATCCGATCAGCCGCGAACAATTGCAGGATGAACTTATCGGGCTGCAAAAAGATATTAAAAAGACGATTATCTTTGTCACGCATGATATGGACGAGGCATTAAAGATTGCCGATAAGATTGTCCTTATGAAAGATGGTGCCGTCGTTCAGCAGGGTACTCCAGAAGAAATTCTGCGACATCCGGCTAATGATTTTGTTAAAAACTTCATTGGGGCTCATCGACTCAAGCAGATTCAAGACATTCCAACCGCTGAGGAAGTCATGATTAGGAAGCCAGTTACCGCGTATCCAACACGTGGATTGGCTGCATCGATCAAAATTATGGAAAGCAGAAAAGTTGATTCATTACTTGTTGTGAATGAAGAGAATAAATTGCAGGGCTATATTACGATATATGATGTAATTCATCAGTTTGAAGATGAGAGCAAGAGGATTGGAGATATTCTGCAGCCTGTACCTCATACAGTAGGTCCGGATACGCTGTTGACAACAGTTATTGAGCTTGTTGATGCATATAAGCTTGCGTATGTACCGGTTGTAAGCGAGGATGGCACGCTGCTTGGCATCGTAACAAGGGGAAGTCTGGTGGGTCATATGTCAGATATCTATCCATCTAACGGAATTGGGGTGTAGGGGATGGAGAAATATGTGCTTATTTTCGCTCAGCGCTGGCAGGATCTTTATCAAGCGTTGATCGAACATATTATTCTTTCTGTAGGCGCAGTCATCCTGGGATGTATTGTTGCCATTCCCTTAGGAATATTTTTGGCCAAAACTTCCGTTGCATGGATTCGCTCCCTTATTTTTACGATTGCGAATATCTTTCAGACCATTCCGAGTTTAGCGCTACTGGCAATTCTGATTCCACTGCTAGGTATCGGTACGACACCGGCGATTATTGCACTGTTCTTGTATTCACTCATGCCGATTTTGCAGAATACGTATTCGGGATTCCAGGCCATCGAGCCGGATATTATTGAAGCAGCCAAAGCGGTGGGATATAGCTCTAGACAGCGGCTGTTCAAAATTGAGCTGCCTTTAGCTATTCGCTATATTATGTCAGGCATTCGATTGACAACAGTATACGTTATTAGCTGGGCTACGCTGGCCACGCTAATTGGAGCTGGAGGCCTTGGAGAACTGATTGTAGGCGGGCTGTCCGTATATGATAAGCCGTTAATCTTTGCTTCGGCATTCTTAGCTATGGCGCTTGCACTCTTGGTTGACTTTGTACTCTCTGCCTTTGAGAAGAGAATAACAAAACGAGCGCTCTAGAAATAAATTTGTCTAATATCGGGGGTCACTATTGAATGAAGAAAATAACACTGGCAGCAGCGGCGCTCTCCGTGCTGCTTCTCTTTACAGGCTGCAGTACGGGGGGCAAGGAGATTATCGTCGGAACGCAGACATTTACCGAGACGAAGATTCTTGGTTATATGTACGAATACTTGATTGAAGACAGAAGTGATACAAACGTGAAGGTGAAGACGGATCTGCTATCTTCTCCATTCATTATTAATGCGATGAAGGAAAATGAATTACAGATGGGGACACTGTATACAGGAGAGATTTTTAACGGATGGTTTCCTGTTGAACAGACTAAGGACCCGCAGAAGGCATTGGAACAAGCCAAAGATGGGTTTAATAAATATCATGGAATCACATGGATGGACACTCTTGGCTTTGAGAATACATACGCTTTTACGGTACGGAGAGATATTGCGGAGAAATATAAGCTCAAGAAAATCTCTGACCTTAAAAATGTAGCTAAGGATATGAAGTTAGGGGTAGATACTTCATGGCTTGAGCGCAAAAATGATGGCTATAAAGCTTTCAGTAAAACATATGGACTCTCATTTAAACAGTTATTTCCAATGGAGATTAACCTTGTATATACAGCAGTACAAAGCAAAGACGTAGATATTGTTCTAGCTTATTCATCTGATCCAAGAATTAAAGAATTCGATCTTGTTACACTAGAAGACGATAAAAAATTCTTTCCGCCCTATTTTGCTTCACCGCTCGTTTTGAATGAAACGATAAAAGAGCACCCAGAAATCGAGCCGGCATTGAAGCCATTGTTTGGAAAAATCGATCTGGATACGATCAGAACCTTAAATGCGAAGGTTGATCTTGAGAAACAGGACCCTAAAGAGGTAGCAAAGGAATACTTAGAAGCACAAGGTCTTATAAAGCAGAGGTGAGAAAATGAGCGAAAATATATATAGCGATATAGCACGGTATCTTGGGAACAACTGGGATACGCTGCTGCTCTTAATGTTGCAGCACATTGGAATGGTTCTCTCCGGTATCATTTTAGCTCTTATCGTTGGGATTCCATTGGGTATTCTTGCCGCAAGAAATGAGCGAGCAGCTACGATAATTTTAGCGCTGGCGAATATTATTCAAGTATTTCCAAGCCTTGCATTGCTTGCGCTTCTGATGATTTTCTTCGGCATTGGTTTTACCTCTGTAGTCATTGGGCTCTTTTTGTACTCTCTTCTGCCAATTATCCGGAATACGTATGTCGGGCTTCTAGAGGTCGATAAAAGTACAACAGAGGCAGGAATTGGCGTAGGGATGACAGCTTCTCAATTACTGTTGAAGGTTCAACTTCCACTCTCCCTATCGTTCATTCTCGCAGGGATTCGTATTGCGGCTGTTATTGCGATTGGCGTGGCAACACTTGCTCCATTTATCGGAGGAGAGGGGCTTGGTAAAGAAATTTATTCAGGCATTAATTTACGGGATCCGATAAAAATTTATACGAGTGCCATTCTTGCGGCGCTTCTTGCCATCATTGCGGATTTGTTGCTCGGTAAAGCTCAGAAGAAGGCTCGCATTGAGTAGCTGCCTCATTGCAATTAAGTACAGAGATTCGTTTAGTAACCATGCATAACATATGCATGGTTATTTATTTATGCATAAATTAAATATAAGTACGGATGATTCTTTATCCCTATAAACAAAGGATAAAAACCCTAAAACTTTTTTACTAATAAAATATTTACAATTATCAATAAATTATAGTATGATCAATACAGTAAAACCCATTAAACCAAGTTTTTACGGAGGTACATAGTGATTGAGTTTCGCCAAGTAGATAAATACTATGGCAATTTCCATGTCCTGCAGAATATTCACCTTACCATTTCCGAAGGGGAAGTTGTCGTGATCATAGGCCCTTCGGGTTCAGGTAAGTCCACGCTATTGCGCTGCATCAATCACCTTGAGAAAATATCGAGCGGTGAATTGATTGTTGACAAGATGAATGTTCATGACCGCAAGACGAATCTGAACGTTCTTAGGCAGGAGATTGGCATGGTGTTTCAGCATTTTAACCTGTATCCTCATATGAGCGTGTTAGAGAACATCACGCTAGCACCGATGAAAGTACGCAAGATATCCCGTACAGAAGCTGAAAAAACAGCACGTCTTTACTTAGAGAAAGTCGGACTGGCGCATAAAGCGGATGCGTATCCAAGTGCTTTGTCTGGTGGACAGCAGCAGCGGGTGGCGATTGCCCGTGGCTTAGCTATGCAGCCTAAAATTATGCTGTTCGATGAACCAACGTCTGCTCTTGATCCAGAGATGATCGGAGAGGTGTTGGAAGTTATGAAGAGCTTGGCAAAGGAAGGGATGACGATGGTCGTCGTAACCCATGAGATGGGATTTGCCAAGGAAGTAGCTGACCGTGTGGTATTTATGGATCACGGGCAGGTTGTAGAAGTGAGCGAGCCGAATGAATTCTTCGCTAATCCGAAGGAGGAGAGGGCGCGCGTCTTCTTAAGCCGTCTGCTGAACCATTAATTTATGCAATTGAAAAAAGGGGGGCCACAAATGAAAAAGAAAGTATCTGTCTTAAGTCTGGTGCTTATGCTCGTGATGGCAGTTGTGCTTGCGGCATGCGGCGGTGGCGGAAAACAAGAACAGAGCAAACCTGCTGACGGTGCTTCGTCCGGTGGAAGTGCTGAGAAGAGTGCAGTAGCTGCAGCGAAGGAACGCGGCAAACTGGTTGTAGGTGTAAAATATGACACTAACCTGTTTGGGAAAAAGGATACAACGGATGGTCAGGTAAAAGGCTTTGATATCGATATCGCCAAGGCTATTGCTAAAAAAGTAATGGGCGATGAAACAAAAATCGAGCTGAAAGAAGTAACATCCAAAACACGTATTCCTATGCTGCAAAATGGTGACATCGATGCGATTATCGCAACCATGACCATTACAGAAGAGCGTAAAAAGCAAGTTGACTTCTCTGAAGTATATTTTGAAGCCGGTCAATCTCTGCTCGTGCCGAACGATTCTGCAATTACAGGCGTCAAAGATCTGAACGGTAAAACGGTTATTGCAGTAAAAGGTTCTACCTCCGCAAAGAACATTCGTGAACATGCTCCAGAGGCAAAAGTAGCCGAGTATGAAAACTATGCAGAAGCTTTCACGGCGCTGAAATCCAAAAAAGGTGATGCGCTGACAACAGATAACTCCATTCTGCTTGGTATGCAGAAGGAAGATGCAAATTACAAGCTGGTAGGTGGTCTCTTCACAGATGAGCCATACGGTATCGCGATTAAGAAGGGCGATGCAGAAATGCTGAAAGCGGTTAACGACACGCTCTCTGAGTTGAAATCTTCTGGTGAGTACGACAAGCTCTACGAAAAATGGTTTGGCGAGAAGCCAAGCAAAAAATAGAGAAAGCAGGGGCCTGACGGCGAAGTGGCCGCAGGCCCTTTTCTCGTCCGAAAGAAGGGATTAAAAAACATATGCTGCAGACAATGCTTGACATCTGGTCGGAATACAATAGCGAATATATCAGCGGTTTGATTACGACGCTGCAAATCAGTATTATTGCTCTTATTATGAGTCTTGCCTTAGGCACAGTCATCGCTATTCTCTGCATTTCTCCGTTTCGGATTCTCGTTATTATCGGACGTTCGTACATTGAATTCATCCGAAATACACCATTATTGATCCAGATTTTCTTCTTTTACTTCGGTCTTCCTTCAGTAGGCATACAGATGAGTCCTTTTGTAGCTGGAACGCTTGGTCTTACGGTCTATACGGCTGCCTTCATCTCAGAAGCAATCCGGGCGGGAATCAACTCCATTCCCCGCGGGCAGATGGAAGCAGCCCGTGCATCCGGACTGAGCTACATTCAAGCGATGCGCTATGTTGTTCTGCCGCAGGCCTTCAAAATTGTTATTCCACCGCTTGGCAATCAGTTCATTAACCTTGTTAAAAACTCGTCTCTCCTCGGTGTGATTGCGGGTATGGATCTGATGTATCATGCAGATATCGTAGCGACAAATACGTTTATTACATTTGAGACCTATGTTTTGGTCGCGTGTTTCTATTTAACAATCACGGTACCGCTATCCATTCTGGTGAATTGGCTGGAGCGCCGCTTGAAGGTCAAACATGCATAAGAATAACGGAACCAGAAAGGAGTGGGGCGAATGGATTTTGTCGGCGCGTACAGTTGGCCGAATATAAGATATTTGTTAGAAGGGTTTCTTGTGACGCTTGAAGTAGCGGCGTTATCAATTGTTTTTTCTTTTGTGATTGCGATTGTGTTTGCGATTATCAGGTATACAAAAATTCCGGTGTTGTCACAGTTGGTATTTTTGTGGGTAGAGATGATACGGAATCTTCCTCTGCTGTTAATTATTTTCTTTGTCTATTTCGCGCTGCGCGATGTGGGCATTAAACTTGAAGTATTCACAGCAGCAGTTGTTGCTTTGACGATTTTTGAATCGGCGATGATTACAGAGATCATCCGCAGCGGTCTAATGTCAGTGGATAAGGGACAGATTGAAGCAGCGCGTGCCTCGGGATTAACCTATGTGCAGACGCTGCGGTATATTATTATGCCGCAGGCGCTGCGCCGTATGGTACCGCCCATTGTCAGCCAGTTTATTTCCCTGTTGAAGGATACGTCTTTAGCGATTATTATTTCGCTTGCTGAGCTGATGCATAACGGTCAGGTGATTTACAATACGAGCACGAATTATATTATTCCGATTCTGCTGCTGATTGCGATGATGTACTTCGTTGTAAACTTTGGTCTTTCCTTGATTGCACGACGATTGGAGCATACGAAATAAAAGAAAAAACGAGGCAAATTGCCAGATCCGGGCAATGCCTCGTTTTTTATGTGAATCAATCAACCTTAAAGCTACGGGCTGCATAGAGTGCCGGCGTAGAAAGAATAGAAATAACGAATTTAATGAGGTACGTTGTAATAAAAATGTCGAGCCATACATCAGCGGAGTGTACACCGGCAAAAGCGATCGTACAGAAGACAAGCGAGTCGACCAACTGACTTATGATGGTGCTGCCGTTGTTGCGTATCCATAACTGATTAGGCTTGGGGAATTTCTTTTTTAAGAACGTATAGATCTTCACATCGAGGAACTGACTGATGAAGTAGGCCGCCAGACTTCCGAGCGCCAGGCGAGGCATCAGACCGAACAGCGTATCCATCGACTTCTGTGCGATATCTTCTGCATGCGGCTGAAACAGCAGCGCCATCTGCATGATGATGGTCGTCATAACTAAGGTAAAGAAGCCGAACCAGACTGCCTTCTTCGCGTCCCTCTCCCCGTATTTTTCGTTCAGCAGGTCGCTTACCAGATAGATGGTACCATACATCGTATTCCCGAGCGTCATGACCAGACCAAACATCTCAATTGTTTTAACTACCTGGATGTTCGCGAGTACAGTAGCGACACCAACCCAAGCATAGAGACCGAACTTGCCAAAGAACCGATAACAAATAAGAAACAGCAAAAAATTCACGAGAACAAACAACATGCCAAAATAAAAATTGTACATACGTATAAAAGCCTCCTAGTTTTGATAACGCGGGAAGTCTCGAACCGCGGTTGCCTCTCAGCAAAACATTACTATTCTACTCGCTGTGAAAGAAAAGCACAACAAAAAAATAGATCAAGCCTGTGGGTGGCAGATCTATTTATGGAATTCAACGGCTGGAGTGCCTTGTCATTTTGTAGTTGCGGCTATAATGCATGAGAAGAGGAATCATGATATATAAAGCATAGGCGCAGGACATCCACGCTGTAAAGGCAATTACCTGCCCAGAGGAGAGGGCGGTAAAGAAGCGGGAATGATAAGAAATAGAGAATGTGTCAAGAAACAATCCGGTGGTTGTGCCGCAGAGTGCGAATGTAAGAAGGGCATTAGCGGATGAATCAAATCGGATATAGAGCAGGGAGATCAGGTAGAGACATATGGCTGTACCTGCCTCAAGGAGAATGAGCGTGGGCCAGAAGCTGCTAAGGGAAGGATCGACAAGCACCTGATGGCCAAAGAAAACAAAGAACATGGTAGCACTTGCCCATATGAGTACAGCCCATATCATAGGAAAAAGAATTTTTTGCATGTTTATTCACACTCCTTTTCTTTTTCAGTATGTATTCAGTGCGTAAGCAAAATTTCCAGTTCGTTGTATATTTTCTCAGTCGGAAATGAATCAGAT is a window of Aneurinibacillus sp. REN35 DNA encoding:
- a CDS encoding amino acid ABC transporter permease — protein: MDFVGAYSWPNIRYLLEGFLVTLEVAALSIVFSFVIAIVFAIIRYTKIPVLSQLVFLWVEMIRNLPLLLIIFFVYFALRDVGIKLEVFTAAVVALTIFESAMITEIIRSGLMSVDKGQIEAARASGLTYVQTLRYIIMPQALRRMVPPIVSQFISLLKDTSLAIIISLAELMHNGQVIYNTSTNYIIPILLLIAMMYFVVNFGLSLIARRLEHTK
- a CDS encoding DUF5367 family protein, which codes for MQKILFPMIWAVLIWASATMFFVFFGHQVLVDPSLSSFWPTLILLEAGTAICLYLISLLYIRFDSSANALLTFALCGTTTGLFLDTFSISYHSRFFTALSSGQVIAFTAWMSCAYALYIMIPLLMHYSRNYKMTRHSSR
- a CDS encoding queuosine precursor transporter; translated protein: MYNFYFGMLFVLVNFLLFLICYRFFGKFGLYAWVGVATVLANIQVVKTIEMFGLVMTLGNTMYGTIYLVSDLLNEKYGERDAKKAVWFGFFTLVMTTIIMQMALLFQPHAEDIAQKSMDTLFGLMPRLALGSLAAYFISQFLDVKIYTFLKKKFPKPNQLWIRNNGSTIISQLVDSLVFCTIAFAGVHSADVWLDIFITTYLIKFVISILSTPALYAARSFKVD